A genomic window from Manduca sexta isolate Smith_Timp_Sample1 chromosome 5, JHU_Msex_v1.0, whole genome shotgun sequence includes:
- the LOC115450252 gene encoding protein IMPACT-B, with product MDTDNVAKQAEEVEALSSIYGDDWMTESAETRSYRIKIEENKNDVLLYVTLPENYPSQSPPKYELSAPWMDRKSKEKLHAALDEVYLENIGEMVLFQWVEKIREYLQTFKPAAVEKIEPKSPAVESLDLALLDINCPDITHGEVIADRKSTFQGHAAEVHSIEDVNAVLTKLKQNKKILNATHNMYAYRIERKTAKGTSILQDCDDDGEAHAGGRMLHLLQILDQKNTLVVVSRWYGGIQLGPDRFRHINNATRQVIQQAGLLKK from the exons ATGGATACCGATAACGTAGCGAAGCAA gcAGAGGAAGTAGAAGCATTAAGCTCAATTTACGGTGATGATTGGATGACTGAAAGCGCAGAAACGAGGTCGTATAGAATTAAAatcgaagaaaataaaaatgacgttCTTTTGTATGTGACCTTACCCGAAAACTACCCTAGCCAGTCGCCACCCAAATATGAACTATCCGCTCCATGGATGGACAGAAAGTCCAAGGAGAAACTTCATGCTGCCTTAGATGAAGTTTATCT GGAAAATATTGGTGAAATGGTACTATTCCAATGGGTTGAGAAGATAAGAGAATATCTGCAGACATTCAAACCTGCTGCGGTTGAGAAAATTGAACCTAAATCACCTGCCGTGGAGTCTTTGGATTTAGCCCTG TTGGACATCAACTGCCCGGACATCACACATGGTGAAGTGATAGCTGACAGGAAAAGCACTTTCCAGGGCCATGCAGCTGAGGTCCACAGTATAGAAGATGTcaa CGCAGTCTTAACAAAGCTAAAACAGAACAAAAAGATACTAAACGCGACACACAACATGTACGCTTATCGTATTGAACGGAAGACGGCTAAAGGCACGAGTATACTGCAGGATTGTGACGACGACGGGGAGGCTCACGCTGGGGGAAGGATGCTGCATCTTCTACAGATACTGGACCAGAAGAACACATTGGTTGTTGTCTCGCGATG GTACGGTGGCATCCAACTAGGCCCAGACAGATTTCGGCACATAAACAACGCGACAAGACAAGTGATACAGCAAGCGGGCTTGTTAAAGAAATGA